Proteins from one Streptomyces genisteinicus genomic window:
- the secD gene encoding protein translocase subunit SecD, producing MAAPNRGRRPTGSQGKPGRALALILIAMVALTGGMFWAGQLTPRLGIDLAGGTTITLEAKNQPGAPNAINETNMNTAVGIIERRVNGLGVSEAEVQTQGDSNIIVNIPKGTNSQQAREQVGTTAQLYFRPVLTVAAGAPNQEQPAPSPSPSASESGKPADGDKATDKPEAGAPSPSATTQGRAVTEGLKAPAATPSPSGSGEPEASESPAPSDTPAPDPSADPATAALQKKFAELDCSDDKVRGTLGDNVKPADTTVACGMNSADQWEKYILGPAEVDGKDVDDAKGELDQQRGLWKVTMEFTDSGAKKFSTITSRLSQQQPPMNQFAIVLDGEVVSAPQVNQTLSASAEITGDFTQESAQNLGNILSYGALPLTFEEQSVTTVTAALGGEQLQAGLIAGAIGLALVIVYLVVYYRGLSLIAILSLLASAILTYTLMALLGPAIGFALNLPAVCGAIVAIGITADSFIVYFERIRDEIREGRTLRPAVERAWPRARRTILVSDFVSFLSAVVLFVVTVGKVQGFAFTLGLTTLLDVVVVFFFTKPLMTILARTKFFASGHKWSGLDPKRLGAKPPLRRSRRVSVPTDPKEA from the coding sequence GTGGCAGCACCGAACAGGGGCCGAAGGCCCACGGGGTCTCAGGGGAAGCCGGGGCGCGCCCTGGCTCTGATCCTGATCGCCATGGTCGCGCTCACGGGCGGCATGTTCTGGGCGGGTCAGCTCACGCCGCGCCTGGGCATCGACCTGGCGGGCGGTACGACCATCACGCTCGAGGCGAAGAACCAGCCGGGCGCCCCGAACGCCATCAACGAGACCAACATGAACACCGCGGTCGGCATCATCGAGCGCCGTGTCAATGGTCTGGGTGTCTCCGAGGCCGAGGTTCAGACCCAGGGCGACTCGAACATCATCGTCAACATCCCCAAGGGGACCAACTCCCAGCAGGCCCGGGAGCAGGTCGGCACCACCGCCCAGCTCTACTTCCGGCCGGTGCTGACGGTCGCGGCCGGCGCCCCGAACCAGGAGCAGCCCGCCCCGAGCCCCAGCCCGAGCGCCTCGGAGTCCGGCAAGCCCGCCGACGGCGACAAGGCCACGGACAAGCCGGAGGCCGGCGCACCGTCCCCCTCCGCGACCACCCAGGGCCGCGCGGTCACCGAGGGCCTGAAGGCCCCGGCCGCCACCCCGTCGCCGTCGGGTTCCGGCGAGCCGGAGGCATCCGAGAGCCCGGCGCCGTCCGACACCCCCGCGCCGGACCCGTCGGCCGACCCGGCCACCGCCGCGCTCCAGAAGAAGTTCGCCGAGCTGGACTGCTCCGACGACAAGGTCCGCGGCACGCTCGGGGACAACGTCAAGCCCGCCGACACCACCGTCGCCTGCGGCATGAACAGCGCCGACCAGTGGGAGAAGTACATCCTCGGCCCGGCCGAGGTGGACGGCAAGGACGTCGACGACGCCAAGGGCGAGCTCGACCAGCAGCGTGGCCTGTGGAAGGTCACGATGGAGTTCACCGACTCCGGCGCCAAGAAGTTCTCCACCATCACCAGCCGCCTGTCGCAGCAGCAGCCCCCGATGAACCAGTTCGCCATCGTCCTCGACGGCGAAGTGGTCTCGGCCCCCCAGGTGAACCAGACGCTGAGCGCCAGCGCCGAGATCACCGGTGACTTCACCCAGGAGTCCGCCCAGAACCTGGGCAACATCCTCTCCTACGGTGCCCTGCCCCTGACCTTCGAGGAGCAGAGCGTCACCACCGTCACCGCCGCGCTCGGCGGGGAGCAGCTCCAGGCCGGCCTCATCGCCGGTGCCATCGGCCTCGCGCTCGTCATCGTGTACCTGGTCGTCTACTACCGCGGCCTGTCGCTGATCGCGATCCTGAGCCTGCTGGCCTCCGCGATCCTGACGTACACGCTCATGGCGCTGCTCGGCCCGGCCATCGGCTTCGCGCTGAACCTGCCGGCCGTCTGCGGTGCCATCGTGGCCATCGGTATCACCGCCGACTCGTTCATCGTGTACTTCGAACGCATCCGGGACGAGATCCGCGAGGGACGCACCCTGCGCCCGGCCGTCGAGCGTGCCTGGCCGCGGGCGCGGCGCACGATCCTCGTCTCCGACTTCGTGTCGTTCCTCTCCGCCGTCGTGCTGTTCGTCGTCACCGTCGGCAAGGTGCAGGGCTTCGCCTTCACGCTGGGTCTGACGACGCTGCTCGACGTCGTGGTGGTCTTCTTCTTCACCAAGCCGCTGATGACGATCCTCGCGCGGACGAAGTTCTTCGCGAGCGGCCACAAGTGGTCCGGCCTCGACCCGAAGCGGCTCGGCGCCAAGCCTCCGCTGCGCCGTTCCCGCCGCGTGTCCGTCCCCACCGACCCGAAGGAGGCGTGA
- the yajC gene encoding preprotein translocase subunit YajC: MDILTLLPFIVLIGAMFLMTRSAKKKQQAAANMRDSMQPGTGVRTIGGMYATVKEVNDDTVLLEAAPGVHLVFGKNAVGAVLSDEEYNRIVHGDDDAHDDGSTVVPDDASSLTAGSDDASADSDRVDLGKKDDADEAKDARTDGKADGEGDAK; the protein is encoded by the coding sequence GTGGATATCTTGACCCTCCTCCCCTTCATCGTGCTCATCGGGGCCATGTTCCTGATGACCCGCTCCGCCAAGAAGAAGCAGCAGGCAGCCGCGAACATGCGCGACTCGATGCAGCCCGGCACCGGAGTGCGGACCATCGGTGGCATGTACGCGACCGTCAAGGAGGTCAACGACGACACGGTCCTCCTCGAGGCGGCGCCCGGCGTGCACCTCGTCTTCGGCAAGAACGCCGTCGGCGCGGTCCTCTCCGACGAGGAGTACAACCGCATCGTCCACGGTGACGACGACGCCCACGACGACGGCTCCACCGTCGTCCCGGACGACGCCTCCTCGCTGACCGCCGGCTCCGACGACGCCTCCGCGGACTCCGACCGCGTCGACCTGGGCAAGAAGGACGACGCCGACGAGGCCAAGGACGCCAGGACCGACGGCAAGGCCGACGGCGAGGGCGACGCGAAGTAG
- the ruvB gene encoding Holliday junction branch migration DNA helicase RuvB has translation MNWDDDTTADTEQRLVGPSADGEDQAVEAALRPKSLHEFVGQERVREQLDLVLKAALARGATADHVLLSGAPGLGKTTLSMIIAAEMNAPIRITSGPAIQHAGDLAAILSSLQEGEVLFLDEIHRMSRPAEEMLYMAMEDFRVDVIVGKGPGATAIPLELPPFTLVGATTRAGLLPPPLRDRFGFTAHMEFYEPAELERVLHRSAQLLDVGIDAEGAAEIAGRSRGTPRIANRLLRRVRDYAQVKADGLVNREVAAAALAVYEVDSRGLDRLDRAVLQALLKLFGGGPVGLSTLAVAVGEERETVEEVAEPFLVREGLLARTPRGRVATPAAWAHLGLTPPQQAPGASGQQGLFGA, from the coding sequence GTGAACTGGGACGACGACACCACCGCCGACACCGAGCAGCGCCTCGTCGGCCCGTCGGCCGACGGCGAGGACCAGGCCGTGGAGGCCGCCCTGCGCCCGAAGTCGCTGCACGAGTTCGTCGGCCAGGAGCGGGTGCGCGAACAGCTCGACCTGGTGCTCAAGGCGGCCCTGGCCCGCGGCGCCACCGCCGACCACGTGCTGCTCTCGGGGGCCCCGGGCCTCGGCAAGACCACCCTGTCGATGATCATCGCCGCCGAGATGAACGCACCGATCCGGATCACCTCGGGCCCCGCCATCCAGCACGCGGGCGACCTCGCGGCGATCCTCTCCTCCCTCCAGGAGGGCGAGGTCCTCTTCCTCGACGAGATCCACCGGATGTCCCGGCCGGCCGAGGAGATGCTGTACATGGCCATGGAGGACTTCCGGGTCGACGTGATCGTCGGCAAGGGCCCCGGAGCCACCGCCATCCCGCTGGAGCTCCCGCCGTTCACGCTGGTCGGCGCCACGACCCGGGCGGGTCTGCTGCCGCCGCCGCTGCGCGACCGCTTCGGCTTCACCGCCCACATGGAGTTCTACGAGCCCGCGGAGCTGGAGCGGGTGCTCCACCGGTCCGCGCAGCTGCTGGACGTGGGGATCGACGCGGAGGGTGCGGCCGAGATCGCCGGACGCTCCCGTGGTACCCCCCGTATCGCCAACCGGCTGCTGCGCCGTGTGCGGGACTACGCCCAGGTCAAGGCGGACGGGCTCGTCAACCGTGAGGTGGCGGCTGCCGCCCTCGCCGTGTACGAGGTGGACAGCCGGGGTCTGGACCGGCTCGACCGCGCCGTGCTGCAGGCGCTGCTCAAGCTGTTCGGCGGCGGCCCGGTGGGCCTGTCCACCCTCGCCGTCGCGGTCGGTGAGGAACGGGAGACGGTGGAGGAGGTCGCCGAGCCGTTCCTGGTCCGGGAGGGACTGCTGGCCCGGACGCCCCGGGGACGGGTGGCCACACCGGCGGCCTGGGCCCACCTCGGACTCACCCCGCCCCAGCAGGCGCCGGGCGCAAGCGGACAACAGGGGCTCTTCGGGGCGTGA
- the ruvA gene encoding Holliday junction branch migration protein RuvA, whose amino-acid sequence MIAFVSGPVAALAPTTAVIEVGGIGMAVQCAPNTLSTLRVGQEARLATSLVVREDSLTLYGFADDDERQVFELLQTASGVGPRLAQAMLAVHTPDALRVAVATADEKALTAVPGIGKKGAQKLLLELKDRLGEPLGTVPAVGAPVTQSWRDQLHAALLGLGYATREADEAVTAVAPQAESMGPAPAVGPLLRAALQTLNRTR is encoded by the coding sequence ATGATCGCCTTTGTGAGCGGCCCCGTCGCCGCACTCGCCCCCACCACCGCGGTGATCGAGGTCGGCGGCATCGGGATGGCCGTGCAGTGCGCCCCGAACACCCTCTCCACCCTGCGCGTCGGCCAGGAGGCCAGACTCGCGACCTCCCTGGTGGTCCGCGAGGACTCGCTCACCCTGTACGGCTTCGCCGACGACGACGAACGCCAGGTGTTCGAGCTGCTCCAGACGGCGAGCGGGGTCGGTCCCCGCCTCGCCCAGGCGATGCTCGCCGTCCACACCCCGGACGCACTGCGGGTGGCGGTCGCCACCGCCGACGAGAAGGCCCTCACCGCCGTGCCGGGCATCGGGAAGAAGGGCGCCCAGAAGCTGCTCCTGGAGCTCAAGGACCGCCTCGGCGAGCCGCTGGGCACCGTCCCCGCCGTCGGCGCCCCGGTGACCCAGTCCTGGCGCGACCAGCTCCACGCCGCCCTGCTGGGCCTCGGATACGCCACCCGTGAGGCGGACGAGGCCGTCACCGCCGTCGCCCCCCAGGCGGAGTCCATGGGCCCCGCCCCCGCCGTCGGACCGCTCCTGCGCGCCGCCCTGCAGACGCTGAACCGCACCCGCTGA
- the ruvC gene encoding crossover junction endodeoxyribonuclease RuvC, with translation MRVLGVDPGLTRCGVGVVEGVAGRPLTMRGVGVVRTPSDEELGRRLVAVEQGIEAWLDEHRPDIVVVERVFSQHNVRTVMGTAQASAVAMLCASRRGLPVALHTPSEVKAAVTGSGRADKAQVGAMVTRLLRLDAPPKPADAADALALAICHIWRAPAQNRLQQAVTAHRAARPAAHVPPVRKGPTA, from the coding sequence GTGCGCGTACTCGGTGTGGACCCCGGGCTGACGCGGTGCGGTGTCGGCGTCGTCGAGGGCGTGGCCGGCCGTCCGCTGACCATGCGGGGCGTCGGCGTCGTGCGCACCCCGTCCGACGAGGAGCTGGGCCGCCGCCTGGTCGCCGTCGAGCAGGGCATCGAGGCCTGGCTGGACGAGCACCGGCCGGACATCGTCGTCGTGGAGCGCGTCTTCAGCCAGCACAACGTCCGCACGGTCATGGGCACCGCCCAGGCCAGCGCGGTCGCCATGCTCTGCGCGTCCCGGCGCGGCCTGCCCGTCGCCCTGCACACCCCCAGCGAGGTCAAGGCCGCCGTCACCGGGAGCGGCCGTGCCGACAAGGCGCAGGTCGGGGCCATGGTCACCCGGCTGCTGCGGCTCGACGCACCGCCGAAGCCCGCCGACGCGGCCGACGCCCTCGCCCTCGCCATCTGCCACATCTGGCGCGCCCCCGCGCAGAACCGCCTCCAGCAGGCGGTGACGGCCCACCGGGCCGCCCGGCCCGCCGCCCACGTTCCGCCCGTCAGGAAAGGCCCGACCGCATGA
- a CDS encoding YebC/PmpR family DNA-binding transcriptional regulator — MSGHSKWATTKHKKAVIDAKRGKLFAKLIKNIEVAARTGGADIDGNPTLFDAIQKAKKSSVPNKNIDSAVKRGGGLEAGGVDYETIMYEGYGPNGVAVLIECLTDNRNRAASDVRVAMTRNGGSMADPGSVSYLFNRKGVVIVPKGELSEDDVLGAVLDAGAEEVNDIGESFEVLSEATDLVGVRTALQEAGIDYDSAEANFVPTMQVELDEEGARKIFKLIDALEDSDDVQNVFANFDVSDDVMAKVDA, encoded by the coding sequence ATGTCCGGCCACTCTAAATGGGCTACGACGAAGCACAAGAAGGCCGTGATCGACGCCAAGCGCGGCAAGCTCTTCGCGAAGCTGATCAAGAACATCGAGGTGGCGGCGCGTACCGGCGGCGCCGACATCGACGGCAACCCGACCCTCTTCGACGCCATCCAGAAGGCGAAGAAGAGCTCGGTGCCCAACAAGAACATCGACTCGGCGGTCAAGCGCGGCGGTGGCCTCGAGGCCGGCGGCGTCGACTACGAGACGATCATGTACGAGGGCTACGGGCCCAACGGTGTCGCGGTGCTCATCGAGTGCCTCACCGACAACCGCAACCGTGCCGCGTCCGACGTCCGCGTCGCCATGACGCGCAACGGCGGCTCCATGGCCGACCCGGGCTCGGTGTCCTACCTGTTCAACCGCAAGGGCGTCGTCATCGTCCCCAAGGGTGAACTGTCCGAGGACGACGTCCTCGGAGCCGTCCTCGACGCCGGCGCCGAGGAGGTCAACGACATCGGCGAGTCCTTCGAGGTGCTCAGCGAGGCCACCGACCTGGTCGGCGTCCGCACCGCACTGCAGGAGGCCGGCATCGACTACGACTCGGCCGAGGCCAACTTCGTCCCGACCATGCAGGTCGAGCTGGACGAGGAGGGCGCGCGCAAGATCTTCAAGCTGATCGACGCGCTGGAGGACAGCGACGACGTGCAGAACGTCTTCGCCAACTTCGACGTGTCCGACGACGTCATGGCGAAGGTCGACGCCTGA
- the pdxT gene encoding pyridoxal 5'-phosphate synthase glutaminase subunit PdxT: MTSPVIGVLALQGDVREHLIALAAADAVARPVRRPEELAGVDGLVIPGGESTTMSKLANLFGMMEPLRERIAAGLPVYGTCAGLIMLADKILDPRSGQETLGGIDMIVRRNAFGRQNESFEATVEVTGVGPVEGVFIRAPWVESVGAETEVLAEHGGHIVAVRQGAVLATSFHPELTGDHRVHALFVEMVRAGR; the protein is encoded by the coding sequence ATGACCTCACCCGTGATCGGTGTCCTGGCTCTCCAGGGCGACGTCCGGGAGCACCTGATCGCCCTGGCCGCGGCGGACGCCGTGGCCAGGCCGGTCCGGCGGCCCGAGGAGCTGGCCGGGGTCGACGGCCTGGTGATCCCCGGCGGCGAGTCCACGACCATGTCCAAGCTCGCGAACCTCTTCGGCATGATGGAGCCGCTGCGCGAGCGCATCGCGGCCGGGCTGCCCGTCTACGGCACCTGCGCCGGCCTGATCATGCTCGCCGACAAGATCCTCGACCCGCGGTCGGGCCAGGAGACCCTCGGCGGCATCGACATGATCGTGCGCCGCAACGCCTTCGGCCGCCAGAACGAGTCCTTCGAGGCCACGGTCGAGGTGACCGGCGTCGGTCCCGTGGAGGGCGTCTTCATCCGGGCCCCCTGGGTGGAGTCCGTCGGCGCGGAGACCGAGGTGCTCGCCGAGCACGGCGGCCACATCGTCGCCGTCCGGCAGGGCGCCGTGCTCGCCACCTCGTTCCACCCGGAGCTCACCGGGGACCACCGCGTCCACGCGCTTTTCGTCGAGATGGTGCGCGCGGGCAGGTGA
- the pdxS gene encoding pyridoxal 5'-phosphate synthase lyase subunit PdxS, with protein sequence MSVNPTPQPADAPATGTSRVKRGMAEQLKGGVIMDVVNAEQAKIAEDAGAVAVMALERVPADIRKDGGVARMSDPNMIEEIIGAVSIPVMAKSRIGHFVEAQVLQSLGVDYIDESEVLTPADEVNHSDKWAFTTPFVCGATNLGEALRRIAEGAAMIRSKGEAGTGNVVEAVRHLRQIKNEIARLRGFDNNELFAAAKDLRAPYELVKEVAELGKLPVVLFSAGGVATPADAALMRQLGAEGVFVGSGIFKSGDPAKRAAAIVKATTFYDDPKIIADASRNLGEAMVGINCDTLPEAERYANRGW encoded by the coding sequence GTGTCCGTCAACCCCACCCCGCAGCCCGCCGACGCCCCGGCGACCGGAACCTCCCGCGTCAAGCGCGGCATGGCCGAGCAGCTCAAGGGCGGTGTGATCATGGACGTGGTCAACGCCGAGCAGGCGAAGATCGCCGAGGACGCCGGCGCCGTCGCGGTCATGGCGCTGGAGCGGGTGCCCGCCGACATCCGCAAGGACGGCGGAGTGGCCCGGATGTCCGACCCGAACATGATCGAGGAGATCATCGGGGCGGTCTCCATCCCCGTCATGGCCAAGTCCCGCATCGGCCACTTCGTCGAGGCCCAGGTGCTCCAGTCCCTCGGCGTCGACTACATCGACGAGTCCGAGGTCCTCACCCCGGCCGACGAGGTCAACCACTCCGACAAGTGGGCCTTCACCACGCCCTTCGTCTGCGGTGCCACCAACCTCGGCGAGGCCCTGCGCCGGATCGCCGAGGGCGCGGCCATGATCCGCTCCAAGGGCGAGGCCGGCACCGGCAACGTCGTCGAGGCCGTCCGTCACCTGCGCCAGATCAAGAACGAGATCGCCCGCCTGCGCGGCTTCGACAACAACGAGCTCTTCGCCGCCGCCAAGGACCTGCGCGCGCCGTACGAGCTCGTCAAGGAGGTCGCCGAGCTCGGCAAGCTCCCCGTGGTGCTGTTCTCCGCCGGCGGTGTCGCCACCCCCGCGGACGCCGCGCTGATGCGCCAGCTCGGCGCCGAGGGCGTCTTCGTCGGTTCCGGCATCTTCAAGTCCGGCGACCCGGCGAAGCGGGCCGCCGCCATCGTCAAGGCGACCACGTTCTACGACGACCCGAAGATCATCGCGGACGCCTCCCGGAACCTGGGCGAGGCCATGGTCGGCATCAACTGCGACACCCTCCCCGAGGCCGAGCGCTACGCGAACCGGGGCTGGTGA
- a CDS encoding glycosyltransferase family 4 protein, producing MKIGIVCPYSWDVPGGVQFHIRDLAEHLIRLGHEVSVLAPADDDTPLPPYVVSAGRAVPVPYNGSVARLNFGFLSAARVRRWLHEGTFDVIHIHEPASPSLGLLSCWAAQGPIVATFHTSNPRSRAMIAAYPILQPALEKISARVAVSEYARRTLVEHLGGDAVVIPNGVDVGFFEKAEPKKEWQGDTIGFIGRIDEPRKGLPVLMKALPAILAEHPGARLLVAGRGDEEEAVASLPREMRSRVEFLGMVSDEDKARLLRSVDVYVAPNTGGESFGIILVEAMSAGAPVLAADLDAFAQVLDQGAAGELFANEDADALAAAAVRLLRDPERRAELRARGSAHVRRFDWSTVGADILAVYETVTDGAASVAADERTGLRARFGLAARD from the coding sequence GTGAAGATCGGCATCGTCTGCCCGTACTCCTGGGACGTGCCCGGCGGTGTGCAGTTCCACATCAGGGACCTCGCCGAGCACCTCATCCGGCTGGGCCACGAGGTCTCCGTCCTCGCCCCCGCCGACGACGACACACCGCTGCCGCCGTACGTCGTCTCCGCCGGCCGCGCGGTCCCGGTCCCGTACAACGGCTCCGTGGCCCGGCTCAACTTCGGCTTCCTCTCGGCGGCCCGGGTGCGGCGCTGGCTGCACGAGGGCACGTTCGACGTGATCCACATCCACGAGCCCGCCTCCCCGTCGCTCGGCCTGCTCTCGTGCTGGGCCGCGCAGGGGCCGATCGTGGCCACCTTCCACACGTCCAACCCGCGCTCGCGGGCCATGATCGCCGCCTATCCGATCCTCCAGCCCGCGCTGGAGAAGATCAGCGCCCGCGTCGCGGTGAGCGAGTACGCGCGGCGCACCCTCGTCGAGCACCTCGGCGGCGACGCGGTCGTCATCCCCAACGGCGTCGACGTCGGCTTCTTCGAGAAGGCGGAGCCCAAGAAGGAGTGGCAGGGGGACACCATCGGCTTCATCGGCCGCATCGACGAGCCGCGCAAGGGCCTGCCGGTGCTGATGAAGGCCCTGCCCGCGATCCTCGCCGAGCACCCCGGGGCCCGGCTCCTCGTCGCCGGCCGCGGCGACGAGGAGGAGGCCGTCGCCTCGCTGCCCCGCGAGATGCGCTCGCGCGTCGAGTTCCTCGGGATGGTCAGCGACGAGGACAAGGCGCGGCTGCTGCGCAGCGTGGACGTGTACGTGGCCCCGAACACCGGGGGCGAGAGCTTCGGCATCATCCTGGTCGAGGCGATGTCGGCCGGCGCCCCCGTGCTCGCCGCCGACCTGGACGCGTTCGCGCAGGTGCTGGACCAGGGCGCGGCGGGGGAGCTCTTCGCGAACGAGGACGCCGACGCGCTGGCCGCCGCGGCGGTCCGGCTGCTGCGGGACCCGGAGCGGCGCGCGGAACTGCGCGCCCGGGGCAGCGCGCACGTGCGCCGCTTCGACTGGTCGACCGTCGGCGCGGACATCCTCGCGGTCTACGAGACGGTGACGGACGGCGCCGCCTCGGTCGCCGCCGACGAACGCACCGGCCTGCGCGCCCGCTTCGGCCTCGCCGCCCGCGACTGA
- a CDS encoding phosphatidylinositol mannoside acyltransferase, which produces MRDRLTDALYGLGWAAVKKMPEPAAARLGRTIADTVWKRRGKGVLRLEANLARVVPDAGPERLAELSKAGMRSYMRYWMESFRLPAWSQERAAHSFDPKDVHHLTDGLATGRGVVLALPHLANWDVAGIWVTRALGVPFTTVAERLKPESLYDRFVAYRESLGMEVLPHTGGAAFGTLARRLRDGGLVCLVADRDLSSSGVEVDFFGSTARMPAGPALLAQQTGALLLPVTLWYDGTPVMKGRVHPPVEVPGSGTRAEKTSSMTQALADAFAGGIADHPEDWHMLQRLWLADLEERPA; this is translated from the coding sequence ATGCGCGACCGCCTCACCGACGCCCTGTACGGACTGGGCTGGGCCGCCGTGAAGAAGATGCCCGAGCCGGCCGCCGCCCGCCTCGGGCGCACCATCGCCGACACCGTCTGGAAGCGCCGCGGCAAAGGCGTGCTGCGGCTGGAGGCCAACCTCGCCCGGGTCGTACCCGACGCGGGCCCCGAGCGCCTGGCCGAGCTGTCGAAGGCCGGGATGCGCTCGTACATGCGCTACTGGATGGAGTCCTTCCGGCTGCCCGCCTGGAGCCAGGAGCGCGCCGCCCACAGCTTCGACCCCAAGGACGTGCACCACCTCACCGACGGGCTCGCCACGGGCCGCGGCGTCGTCCTCGCCCTGCCCCACCTCGCCAACTGGGACGTGGCCGGGATCTGGGTGACGCGCGCGCTGGGCGTCCCGTTCACCACCGTCGCCGAGCGCCTCAAGCCGGAGAGCCTCTACGACCGCTTCGTGGCCTACCGCGAGAGCCTCGGCATGGAGGTGCTGCCGCACACCGGGGGAGCCGCCTTCGGCACCCTCGCCCGGCGGCTGCGCGACGGCGGGCTGGTCTGCCTGGTCGCCGACCGGGACCTGTCGTCGTCCGGCGTGGAGGTCGACTTCTTCGGCTCCACGGCACGGATGCCGGCCGGACCCGCCCTGCTCGCCCAGCAGACCGGCGCCCTGCTGCTGCCGGTCACCCTCTGGTACGACGGGACCCCCGTGATGAAGGGCCGCGTCCACCCGCCCGTGGAGGTGCCCGGGTCGGGCACGCGGGCCGAGAAGACGTCCTCCATGACGCAGGCCCTCGCCGACGCCTTCGCCGGGGGCATCGCCGACCACCCGGAGGACTGGCACATGCTGCAACGGCTCTGGCTCGCCGATCTCGAGGAGCGCCCCGCGTGA
- the pgsA gene encoding phosphatidylinositol phosphate synthase, with the protein MLNKYARAFFTRVLTPFAAFLLRRGVSPDAVTLVGTAGVMAGALVFFPRGEFFWGTIVITLFVFSDLVDGNMARQAGVSSRWGAFLDSTLDRVADGAIFGGFALWYAGNGDNDVLCAVSIFCLASGQVVSYTKARGESIGLPVAVNGLIERAERLVISLVAAGLAGLHAFGVPGIDILLPIALWIVAVGSLVTLGQRVVTVRRESAEAEAEAAAGAGAAGAGAAETGAAGTGAAGTGAADARSQGGESP; encoded by the coding sequence ATGCTGAACAAGTACGCGCGTGCATTCTTCACGCGTGTCCTCACACCGTTCGCCGCGTTTCTGCTCCGCCGCGGGGTGAGCCCCGACGCCGTCACCCTCGTCGGCACCGCCGGTGTCATGGCGGGAGCGCTGGTCTTCTTCCCCAGGGGCGAGTTCTTCTGGGGCACGATCGTCATCACCCTGTTCGTGTTCTCGGACCTCGTCGACGGCAACATGGCGCGCCAGGCCGGCGTCTCCAGCCGCTGGGGCGCGTTCCTCGACTCCACGCTGGACCGGGTCGCCGACGGCGCGATCTTCGGCGGCTTCGCCCTCTGGTACGCGGGCAACGGCGACAACGACGTGCTCTGCGCGGTCTCGATCTTCTGTCTCGCCAGCGGACAGGTCGTCTCGTACACCAAGGCGCGCGGGGAGTCGATCGGCCTGCCGGTGGCCGTGAACGGCCTCATCGAGCGTGCCGAGCGACTGGTGATCTCCCTGGTCGCCGCGGGCCTCGCCGGGCTCCACGCCTTCGGCGTCCCGGGCATCGACATCCTGCTGCCGATCGCGCTGTGGATCGTCGCGGTGGGCAGCCTGGTGACCCTCGGGCAGCGGGTGGTGACCGTGCGCCGCGAGTCGGCCGAGGCGGAGGCCGAGGCGGCGGCAGGTGCCGGCGCGGCCGGTGCGGGCGCCGCGGAGACGGGTGCCGCAGGGACGGGCGCTGCCGGTACGGGCGCCGCGGACGCGCGGTCGCAGGGAGGCGAGAGCCCGTGA